In Oryza sativa Japonica Group chromosome 3, ASM3414082v1, one DNA window encodes the following:
- the LOC4331988 gene encoding uncharacterized protein: protein MGRWASPKTRGVGGKPYRNDSSQKDATRIKAGIPSDDEGDVDREDVPFSEKEEAAMNRIHARAMAKKAAASAAIAPAPAVVPAAIAPVPADVPAAIAPVPTDAPDAIAPGP from the exons ATGGGGCGGTGGGCGAGCCCAAAGACCCG TGGCGTCGGAGGGAAGCCGTACCGGAATGACAGCTCGCAAAAGGACGCGACGCGGATCAAGGCCGGGATCCCAAGCGACGATGAGGGCGACGTGGATCGCGAGGACGTCCCCTTCTCAGAGAAGGAAGAGGCCGCCATGAACAGGATCCACGCGAGAGCCATGGCCAAGAaggctgccgcctccgccgcgatcgcccccgcccccgccgtcgtccccgccgcgATCGCCCCCGTCCCCGCCGACGTCCCCGCCGCGATCGCCCCCGTCCCCACCGACGCCCCCGACGCGATCGCCCCCGGCCCGTGA
- the LOC4331989 gene encoding uncharacterized protein, which produces MSSAPPPQQSKPSYNHRRHNNAAPRHHHGQQQQQPQPQPQPQQRYVPKPAAPKPSPPPTLTTALRSSASPSASGAGRVGGEADGFVAYLPHDEVVAAGLGGPDAQESQAVVDLLNDALAALLRAKPREFWRQVAQNTSLHEFLDSYLQFRHRWYDLPHRAPKGTVAGLVVGELELCRRVFMVLYRISSNKDPGAFRGESLSMKEHAALLQEKRLLDLPKLLDICAIYGHDNCKLTSSLVENAINVQPNILDGINIVLPQFLGIFHTMQERCMKSLQALTSSGPNDSGYTQLQKDFSEVLDFVNDAIVTLDAFVDAYQPAALLFCTSFETSYGVEELLNTLPRLYDSLLPSLLHGFQVMSSSQSNGETASDIILSDIVLGIRMLSRRTVSFGWRLLEFCYLNNQLVERDVEACTKMFPAKVEDPMIRGDIIIQTLKDINREATFSQDHPGKTFLQALEKEFKLMNRIGDIRKKGWIHMDDEQFQFIARLCGSTLTSWNSVPDLPVSSYGGELQHKNEDTAITESKITQIRDLFPDYGKGFLAACLEAYNQNPEEVIQRILDGTLHQDLLALDTSLEEMPQLKPAATVGKDKGKGILVETEPQIMNKPHKVNTEMHRYVEHSSSSSVPSASQGPSSSVPSVPQGRFTRKTNDDVPDSATLDSQKAKDAVRSAVLESQYEYDDEYDDSFDDLGFSVVESSYEETDGANDAESSSQGPRWSSQKKTQFYVKDGKNYSYKVAGSVAVSSAREAAVLRNVQKDTIHGLGRGGNVPLGVPNRQQHRDMEEEEGSNANNFGRGGSNIGRGGSYPRGDHGRRGGRDHGDPPPEGENPNGPPGFGRGGRRGGRNHGNQPEANENPNGQRGFGRGATRGGRNHDHPAEDHEDPDAAQGFARGGPAPRGGRGGRRGGGRDNHHRRDRAMKKHMQGLTGL; this is translated from the exons AtgtcgtccgcgccgccgccgcagcaatcCAAACCCTCCTacaaccaccgccgccacaaCAACGCCGCCCCGAGGCACCACCacggccagcagcagcagcagccgcagccgcagccgcagccgcagcagcgCTACGTCCCCAAGCCCGCCGCACCTAAACCCTCGCCCCCGCCGACGCTCACCACCGCCCTCCGATCATCGGCTTCCCCGTCTGCATCTGGCGCCGGCAGGGTGGGCGGAGAGGCCGATGGGTTCGTGGCGTACCTGCCGCACGACGAGGTGGTCGCGGCCGGGCTCGGCGGGCCCGACGCCCAGGAGTCGCAGGCCGTCGTCGACCTCCTCAACGATGccctcgccgcgctcctccgcGCTAAGCCCCGCGAGTTCTGGCGCCAGG TGGCACAGAATACTTCCCTGCATGAGTTCCTGGACAGTTACCTACAATTCAGGCATCGGTGGTATGACTTGCCTCATCGTGCACCCAAAGGGACAGTTGCTGGCTTAGTTGTCGGGGAGCTTGAGCTTTGCCGTCGAGTCTTTATGGTCCTGTACCGCAT ATCTTCAAACAAGGATCCTGGAGCATTCAGGGGTGAATCCCTTAGCATGAAGGAGCATGCAG CCCTCCTGCAGGAGAAAAGATTGCTTGATTTACCCAAGTTGTTGGACATTTGTGCTATTTATGGGCATGACAATTGCAAATTGACAAGTTCACTG GTTGAAAACGCTATCAATGTCCAGCCAAATATTCTGGATGGCATTAATATTGTCCTTCCCCAATTCCTGGGCATTTTCCACACAATGCAGGAGAGGTGCATGAAATCATTACAG gCGCTCACTTCATCTGGACCGAATGATAGTGGATATACCCAACTTCAGAAAGATTTCTCAGAG GTGTTGGATTTTGTAAACGATGCAATTGTCACTCTGGATGCCTTTGTCGATGCTTATCAACCTGCTGCTTTATTATTTTGTACCTCTTTTGAGACGAG CTATGGAGTTGAGGAACTACTGAACACTCTTCCAAGATTGTATGACTCATTGTTGCCATCTTTGCTTCATGGGTTTCAAGTTATGTCCAGTTCCCAAAGCAATGGAGAGACTGCATCTGACATTATACTGAGTGACATAGTTCTTGGTATAAGGATGCTGTCAAGGAGAACTGTCAGTTTCGGATGGAGATTATTGGAGTTCTGCTATTTGAACAATCAACTTGTGGAGCGTGATGTTGAAGCTTGTACAAAGATGTTTCCAGCTAAAGTCGAAGATCCTATGATCAGGGGTGACATCATAATTCAAACACTCAAGGATATCAATAGAGAAGCCACATTTTCACAAGATCATCCTGGAAAGACATTCCTCCAAGCTCTTGAAAAGGAGTTCAAGTTGATGAACCGGATTGGAGATATTCGAAAGAAAG GATGGATACACATGGATGATGAGCAGTTCCAGTTCATTGCACGCTTGTGTGGATCTACTCTGACATCTTGGAATAGTGTGCCTGATTTGCCTGTCTCTTCCTATGGTGGTGAACTACAACATAAGAATGAGGATACTGCCATCACTGAGTCCAAGATTACTCAAATAAGGGACCTCTTTCCTGATTATGGGAAGGGTTTCCTCGCTGCATGCCTGGAAGCCTACAACCAGAACCCAGAGGAAGTTATCCAAAGGATTTTAGATGGAACCCTCCATCAAGATCTTCTAGCTCTGGATACTTCATTAGAAGAGATGCCGCAGCTAAAGCCTGCAGCCACTGTTGGGAAAGATAAGGGCAAAGGAATACTTGTGGAGACTGAGCCTCAAATTATGAACAAACCCCATAAGGTTAATACTGAGATGCATCGCTATGTTGAAcattcttcatcttcttcagttcCATCAGCATCCCAGGGACCATCCTCATCTGTACCATCAGTCCCGCAAGGTAGATTTACAAGGAAGACCAATGACGACGTGCCTGACTCTGCAACTCTAGACTCACAGAAAGCAAAAGATGCTGTTAGATCAGCTGTGCTTGAATCCCAGTATGAATATGATGATGAGTATGATGACTCGTTCGATGATCTTGGCTTCAGTGTGGTAGAATCAAGTTATGAGGAAACTGATGGTGCCAATGATGCCGAGAGTTCCTCACAGGGCCCACGGTGGAGCTCACAAAAGAAGACACAGTTTTATGTTAAGGACGGGAAGAACTACAGCTACAAGGTTGCTGGTTCAGTTGCTGTATCTAGTGCCCGAGAAGCGGCTGTCCTGCGCAATGTTCAGAAAGATACCATTCATGGTCTTGGCCGTGGTGGAAATGTACCTCTTGGAGTTCCCAACAGGCAACAACACAGAGAcatggaggaagaggagggtaGCAATGCAAACAACTTCGGCAGAGGAGGCTCCAACATAGGCAGAGGAGGCTCATATCCCCGTGGCGATCATGGCAGAAGAGGTGGAAGGGATCACGGCGACCCACCGCCGGAGGGCGAGAACCCAAACGGGCCACCAGGATTTGGCCGTGGTGGAAGAAGAGGGGGCAGAAATCACGGCAACCAGCCAGAGGCAAACGAGAACCCGAATGGCCAACGTGGATTTGGCCGTGGCGCAACAAGAGGAGGCAGGAACCATGACCATCCAGCGGAGGACCATGAAGATCCAGATGCAGCACAGGGCTTCGCTCGAGGAGGGCCTGCACCTCGTGGAGGCAGAGGTGGAAGGAGAGGTGGTGGCCGGGATAACCATCACCGGAGAGACCGTGCGATGAAGAAGCATATGCAAGGATTGACAGGGCTTTAG